From one Sesamum indicum cultivar Zhongzhi No. 13 linkage group LG13, S_indicum_v1.0, whole genome shotgun sequence genomic stretch:
- the LOC105176269 gene encoding 4-coumarate--CoA ligase-like 9 isoform X1: MGKSDPSSIDPKTGFCPETKTFYSLRPPVPLPPENTPLSAASYALSLQSASDWVDSTALIQSDTGHRISYPQFRLYVEALALSLRTEVGLSRNDVAFVLSPNSTRVPILYFALLSIGVAVSPANPLSTNSEISRQIRISKPFVAFATSVTAVKLVEHGCKTILIDSPEFERMMTRRIGSEVVEVEVSQNDVAAILFSSGTTGHAKGVVITHRNFIAVTASFYYQRQQRSSPVVGLYITPYFHVFGFHYTLKSVALAETVVVMERYELSKMLRAVEEFKVTHLAVVPPIVVAMVKSNLTKNFDLGSLEAVGSGAAPLGIDLIEAFAKKFPTIFIFQGYGMTETSGAAVRASSPDEYQRWGSVGKLFGNNEAKIVDTDTGIAQPPGKLGELWIKGPTVMKGYVDDPKATFETLVSDEWLRTGDVCYVDNEGFFFVVDRIKELIKYKGYQVPPAELEQLLLAHPDIVDAAVIAYPDEEAGQVPLAFVVGRPQSRLEEGQIIEFIGKQVAPYKKIRRVVFVNSIPKSPSGKILRKELRKIYLPDSKL, from the exons ATGGGCAAATCCGATCCATCATCCATAGACCCGAAAACAGGCTTCTGCCCCGAAACCAAAACCTTCTACAGCCTCCGCCCTCCCGTTCCTCTTCCACCGGAAAACACTCCTCTCTCCGCCGCCTCTTATGCTCTCTCCCTTCAGTCCGCCTCCGACTGGGTGGATTCCACCGCGCTAATTCAATCCGACACCGGCCACCGCATTTCTTACCCCCAGTTCCGTCTTTACGTCGAGGCCTTAGCTCTCTCTCTACGAACGGAAGTTGGCCTCTCCAGGAACGATGTCGCTTTTGTCCTCTCGCCTAACTCCACCCGCGTTCCCATCCTCTATTTCGCGCTCCTCTCCATCGGCGTCGCTGTCTCTCCGGCCAATCCACTCAGCACGAACTCTGAAATCTCCCGTCAAATCAGAATCTCGAAGCCGTTTGTCGCGTTCGCCACGTCGGTAACCGCTGTCAAACTCGTGGAGCACGGGTGTAAAACGATTCTCATTGACTCGCCGGAGTTCGAACGCATGATGACGAGGAGGATCGGTAGTGAAGTCGTAGAGGTGGAGGTGAGCCAGAACGACGTCGCGGCGATACTCTTTTCGTCTGGGACGACGGGGCACGCGAAAGGCGTGGTCATCACTCACCGCAACTTCATTGCAGTTACCGCCAGTTTCTATTACCAGAGGCAGCAGAGGTCTTCTCCGGTGGTGGGCTTGTACATAACGCCGTATTTTCATGTCTTTGGGTTTCATTACACGCTGAAGTCGGTGGCGCTGGCCGAGACGGTGGTGGTGATGGAGAGGTACGAGTTGAGCAAAATGCTGAGGGCAGTAGAGGAGTTTAAAGTGACGCATTTGGCGGTGGTGCCGCCAATCGTGGTCGCAATGGTGAAGAGTAATTTAACAAAGAATTTTGACTTGGGATCGTTGGAGGCTGTGGGCAGCGGCGCAGCCCCACTCGGCATAGATTTGATCGAAGCCTTTGCCAAGAAATTCccaacaatttttattttccag GGTTATGGGATGACGGAAACAAGTGGTGCAGCAGTGAGAGCATCGAGTCCTGATGAATATCAGCGATGGGGTTCAGTGGGAAAGCTGTTTGGAAATAATGAAGCCAAGATTGTTGATACTGACACAGGCATTGCTCAGCCTCCTGGCAAGCTAGGGGAACTCTGGATAAAAGGACCTACAGTGATGAAAG GATATGTGGATGATCCCAAAGCGACTTTTGAAACCTTGGTATCAGATGAGTGGTTGAGAACTGGTGATGTCTGTTATGTAGACAATGAAGGTTTCTTTTTTGTGGTTGATAGGATAAAGGAGTTAATCAAATACAAAGGGTACCAG GTTCCTCCAGCTGAGCTCGAACAACTGCTCCTCGCCCACCCTGATATTGTAGATGCAGCTGTAATAGC CTACCCCGACGAAGAAGCTGGTCAAGTGCCCTTAGCCTTTGTTGTCGGTCGTCCCCAAAGCAGACTTGAAGAAGGCCAAATCATAGAATTTATCGGGAAACAG GTTGCTccatataagaaaataaggcGTGTAGTATTCGTTAACTCTATACCAAAGAGTCCATCTGGGAAAATTCTACGAAAAGAATTACGGAAGATTTACCTGCCAGATTCCAAGCTTTAA
- the LOC105176269 gene encoding 4-coumarate--CoA ligase-like 9 isoform X2 codes for MGKSDPSSIDPKTGFCPETKTFYSLRPPVPLPPENTPLSAASYALSLQSASDWVDSTALIQSDTGHRISYPQFRLYVEALALSLRTEVGLSRNDVAFVLSPNSTRVPILYFALLSIGVAVSPANPLSTNSEISRQIRISKPFVAFATSVTAVKLVEHGCKTILIDSPEFERMMTRRIGSEVVEVEVSQNDVAAILFSSGTTGHAKGVVITHRNFIAVTASFYYQRQQRSSPVVGLYITPYFHVFGFHYTLKSVALAETVVVMERYELSKMLRAVEEFKVTHLAVVPPIVVAMVKSNLTKNFDLGSLEAVGSGAAPLGIDLIEAFAKKFPTIFIFQGYGMTETSGAAVRASSPDEYQRWGSVGKLFGNNEAKIVDTDTGIAQPPGKLGELWIKGPTVMKGYVDDPKATFETLVSDEWLRTGDVCYVDNEGFFFVVDRIKELIKYKGYQVPPAELEQLLLAHPDIVDAAVIAYPDEEAGQVPLAFVVGRPQSRLEEGQIIEFIGKQEEDKQRGNQNLMTKKKIS; via the exons ATGGGCAAATCCGATCCATCATCCATAGACCCGAAAACAGGCTTCTGCCCCGAAACCAAAACCTTCTACAGCCTCCGCCCTCCCGTTCCTCTTCCACCGGAAAACACTCCTCTCTCCGCCGCCTCTTATGCTCTCTCCCTTCAGTCCGCCTCCGACTGGGTGGATTCCACCGCGCTAATTCAATCCGACACCGGCCACCGCATTTCTTACCCCCAGTTCCGTCTTTACGTCGAGGCCTTAGCTCTCTCTCTACGAACGGAAGTTGGCCTCTCCAGGAACGATGTCGCTTTTGTCCTCTCGCCTAACTCCACCCGCGTTCCCATCCTCTATTTCGCGCTCCTCTCCATCGGCGTCGCTGTCTCTCCGGCCAATCCACTCAGCACGAACTCTGAAATCTCCCGTCAAATCAGAATCTCGAAGCCGTTTGTCGCGTTCGCCACGTCGGTAACCGCTGTCAAACTCGTGGAGCACGGGTGTAAAACGATTCTCATTGACTCGCCGGAGTTCGAACGCATGATGACGAGGAGGATCGGTAGTGAAGTCGTAGAGGTGGAGGTGAGCCAGAACGACGTCGCGGCGATACTCTTTTCGTCTGGGACGACGGGGCACGCGAAAGGCGTGGTCATCACTCACCGCAACTTCATTGCAGTTACCGCCAGTTTCTATTACCAGAGGCAGCAGAGGTCTTCTCCGGTGGTGGGCTTGTACATAACGCCGTATTTTCATGTCTTTGGGTTTCATTACACGCTGAAGTCGGTGGCGCTGGCCGAGACGGTGGTGGTGATGGAGAGGTACGAGTTGAGCAAAATGCTGAGGGCAGTAGAGGAGTTTAAAGTGACGCATTTGGCGGTGGTGCCGCCAATCGTGGTCGCAATGGTGAAGAGTAATTTAACAAAGAATTTTGACTTGGGATCGTTGGAGGCTGTGGGCAGCGGCGCAGCCCCACTCGGCATAGATTTGATCGAAGCCTTTGCCAAGAAATTCccaacaatttttattttccag GGTTATGGGATGACGGAAACAAGTGGTGCAGCAGTGAGAGCATCGAGTCCTGATGAATATCAGCGATGGGGTTCAGTGGGAAAGCTGTTTGGAAATAATGAAGCCAAGATTGTTGATACTGACACAGGCATTGCTCAGCCTCCTGGCAAGCTAGGGGAACTCTGGATAAAAGGACCTACAGTGATGAAAG GATATGTGGATGATCCCAAAGCGACTTTTGAAACCTTGGTATCAGATGAGTGGTTGAGAACTGGTGATGTCTGTTATGTAGACAATGAAGGTTTCTTTTTTGTGGTTGATAGGATAAAGGAGTTAATCAAATACAAAGGGTACCAG GTTCCTCCAGCTGAGCTCGAACAACTGCTCCTCGCCCACCCTGATATTGTAGATGCAGCTGTAATAGC CTACCCCGACGAAGAAGCTGGTCAAGTGCCCTTAGCCTTTGTTGTCGGTCGTCCCCAAAGCAGACTTGAAGAAGGCCAAATCATAGAATTTATCGGGAAACAG GAGGAGGACAAACAAAGGGGCAATCAAAACCTGATGACCAAAAAAAAGATCAGCTAA
- the LOC105176270 gene encoding protein TPLATE — MDILFAQIQADLRSNDALRQSGALLQALQQCAAGRDISVIAKYAVEEIVASPASAVSKKLAFDLIRSTRLTADLWETVCSGIRNDLDFPDPDVTAAAISILAAIPSHRLGKLITDCNKEISACFDSASDNLRFSITETLGCILARDDIVTLCENNINLLDRLSNWWNRIAQNMLDKSDNVSKIAFESIGKLFQELETKRMSRLAGDKLVDTENSVAIRSNWVSSMVDFVWKRRDILMARSLILPIESFRATVFPLVYAVKAVASGSIEAIKKISRSSKTRNTSDSGHEESFVGVSNMVSHLAPFLVSSLDPALIFEVGINMLYLADVPGGKPEWASESIIAILTLWDRQEYSSARESIVRAVVTNLHLLDLSMQVSLFKKLLHMVRNLRAESDRMHALACICRTALCVYLLAKENVRRGQKPLVGTDIASLFEDARIKDDLHSITSKSLFREELVAMLVESCFQLSLPLPEQTSSGMESRVIGALAYGTGYGALNWTEPALEVVEVCRPCIKWDCDGRTYAIDCYLKLLVRLCYIYDTRGGVKRVKDGASQDQILNETRLQNLQRELVRDLREVHTPRISGRLLWAISEHINLEGLDPLLADDPDDPLNIILTNIHKVLCNIDSSPSTTNRLQDVQAVLLCAQLLGSRNARAGQLLPKELEEFRSHPSADSVNKHQCRLILQRIKYVSSHSDDKWAGVSETRGDYPFSHHKLTVQFYDASAAQDRKLEGLIHKAILELWRPDPSELTQLLAKGIGLNLIKVTPSAITLTGSSDPCYVEGYHLTDPNDGRITLHLKVLNLTEIELNRVDIRVGLSGGLYFMDGSPQAVRQLHDVVSQEPVRCSVTVGVSHFERCALWVQVLYYPFHGSGAPEDYEGDYSEEDPQIMRQRRCPRPELGDPVIFRCLPYKIPLTELLVPHKISPVEYFRLWPSLPAIVECTGTYTYEGSGFKATAAQQYGESPFLSGLKSLSSKPFHKVCSHLIRTVAGFQLCYAAKTLFGGFLGMMISGASEVSRNVDLGDETTTMICKFVVRASDASITKEIGSDLQAWMDDLTDGTIAYMPEDEVKEAAAERLRISMERIALLKAARPRRKSSTSDDDEEKEEDEEKKDTEHKDYEEDGKGKGPSTLFKLTAEEVEHRALQAAVLQEWHMLCKDRRKLN, encoded by the exons ATGGACATATTGTTTGCTCAGATCCAAGCGGACCTCCGCTCCAATGACGCGCTCCGGCAGTCCGGTGCTTTACTCCAAGCGCTGCAACAATGCGCCGCCGGACGGGATATCTCCGTCATCGCAAAATACGCAGTCGAAGAAATCGTTGCTTCCCCAGCCTCCGCGGTCTCCAAAAAACTCGCGTTCGACCTCATCCGCTCTACTCGCCTCACCGCTGATCTATGGGAAACCGTGTGTAGCGGCATTCGCAACGACCTCGATTTTCCTGACCCTGACGTCACCGCGGCCGCCATCTCAATCCTGGCAGCTATCCCCTCCCACCGCCTAGGCAAACTCATTACTGACTGCAATAAAGAGATTTCTGCTTGCTTCGATTCGGCCAGCGATAACCTCCGCTTTTCAATAACTGAAACACTGGGTTGCATTCTCGCACGTGACGATATCGTGACATTGTGTGAAAACAATATTAACTTGCTCGATCGTCTCTCCAATTGGTGGAATCGTATTGCTCAAAACATGCTTGATAAATCCGATAATGTTTCAAAGATCGCGTTTGAATCCATTGGGAAATTGTTTCAGGAACTTGAAACAAAGAGAATGAGTCGGCTCGCTGGAGACAAGTTAGTTGATACTGAAAATTCTGTTGCTATCAGATCAAATTGGGTTTCATCAATGGTTGATTTTGTGTGGAAGAGGAGAGATATATTGATGGCTCGATCATTAATTTTACCAATAGAGAGTTTTAGAGCGACCGTTTTTCCGTTGGTTTATGCAGTGAAGGCAGTGGCTTCAGGTTCAATAGAggcaatcaagaaaatatcCAGGTCATCAAAGACTAGGAATACTTCCGATTCAGGGCATGAAGAGAGCTTCGTAGGAGTGTCCAATATGGTATCACATTTGGCGCCATTTTTGGTATCATCATTGGATCCTGCATTGATATTTGAGGTGGGGATTAATATGTTGTACTTGGCTGATGTTCCTGGAGGGAAGCCTGAGTGGGCCTCTGAGTCAATTATTGCAATTCTCACACTTTGGGACAGGCAGGAGTATTCTTCCGCACGCGAGAGCATAGTTAGAGCTGTGGTTACTAACTTGCACCTCCTTGACCTTAGTATGCAG GTGTCGCTGTTTAAAAAGCTGCTTCATATGGTGAGAAACTTGAGGGCGGAATCAGATCGAATGCATGCTTTGGCATGCATCTGCCGAACTGCTCTCTGTGTCTATCTTCTTGCAAAAGAGAATGTTCGTCGAGGTCAAAAACCACTTGTTGGAACAGATATCGCTTCACTATTTGAAGATGCCAGAATAAAGGATGACCTACACAGTATCACTAGCAAGAGCCTGTTTAGAGAAGAACTAGTTGCAATGCTGGTAGAAAGCTGCTTCCAGTTGTCCTTGCCATTGCCTGAGCAAACGAGTTCAGGTATGGAGAGCAGGGTGATTGGAGCTTTAGCATATGGAACTGGTTATGGTGCATTGAACTGGACAGAACCAGCCCTGGAAGTAGTGGAAGTGTGTAGACCATGCATTAAATGGGATTGTGATGGTAGGACATATGCCATTGATTGTTATCTAAAGTTGCTTGTTAGACTTTGCTACATTTATGACACCCGAGGTGGTGTCAAAAGAGTCAAAGATGGGGCTTCTCAGGATCAGATATTGAATGAAACACGGTTGCAAAATTTGCAGCGAGAGCTTGTTAGGGATCTCCGTGAG GTTCACACCCCTAGAATCAGTGGCCGTCTTCTCTGGGCTATTTCAGAGCATATTAACTTGGAGGGACTGGACCCCCTTCTTGCTGATGACCCTGACGATccattaaacataattttaacaaatatccACAAAGTTCTATGCAACATAGATTCATCTCCTAGTACAACAAATCGGCTTCAAGATGTTCAAGCAGTTCTTTTATGCGCACAGCTTTTAGGATCACGGAATGCTAGGGCTGGACAATTGTTGCCTAAAGAGCTTGAAGAATTTAGGAGCCATCCCTCTGCTGATTCAGTCAATAAGCACCAGTGCCGTTTAATACTACAGAGAATTAAATATGTTTCAAGTCATTCAGATGATAA ATGGGCGGGGGTTAGTGAAACCAGAGGAGATTACCCGTTTAGCCACCACAAGCTAACTGTTCAGTTCTATGATGCATCTGCTGCTCAGGATCGGAAACTAGAGGGATTGATACATAAGGCTATTTTGGAACTCTGGAGACCAGATCCCAGTGAATTAACTCAATTGTTAGCAAAAGGGATTGGCTTAAATTTGATCAAGGTTACGCCTAGTGCAATTACTTTAACGGGTAGTAGTGATCCTTGCTATGTTGAGGGATATCACTTGACAGATCCAAATGATGGAAGGATTACCCTGCATTTGAAG GTTCTGAATCTTACAGAGATTGAACTAAATCGTGTTGACATTCGTGTTGGTCTGTCTGGTGGGTTATACTTCATGGATGGATCTCCTCAAGCAGTTCGGCAGTTGCATGATGTTGTTTCACAG GAACCAGTAAGGTGCAGCGTGACTGTTGGGGTTTCCCATTTTGAGCGTTGTGCTCTGTGGGTCCAAGTCCTGTACTATCCATTTCATGGTAGTGGTGCTCCAGAAGATTATGAAGGGGATTATTCTGAGGAAGATCCACAAATTATGAGACAAAGGAGATGTCCGAGGCCTGAATTAGGAGACCCTGTGATTTTTAGATGTCTGCCATACAAAATTCCGCTTACTGAACTTCTGGTGCCGCATAAAATTTCACCTGTTGAGTATTTCCGTCTATGGCCTAGTTTACCTGCTATAGTGGAGTGTACCGGTACATATACATACGAAGGAAGTGGTTTTAAGGCTACAGCTGCCCAGCAGTATGGGGAGTCTCCTTTTCTCAGTGGCTTAAAATCTCTGTCTTCGAAGCCTTTCCATAAAGTTTGCTCACATCTGATTCGGACTGTTGCTGGATTCCAG CTATGCTATGCTGCTAAAACTTTGTTTGGAGGGTTTCTCGGCATGATGATTTCTGGTGCCAGTGAAGTAAGCAGAAACGTGGACCTTGGAGACGAGACCACCACCATGATATGCAAATTTGTGGTTCGAGCTTCAGATGCATCTATCACAAAGGAGATTGGTTCAGATCTACAGGCCTGGATGGATGACCTTACTGATGGCACAATTGCGTACATGCCTGAAGATGAGGTCAAAGAAGCAGCCGCGGAGAGGCTGCGAATCTCAATGGAACGGATAGCTTTGCTAAAGGCAGCACGGCCTCGTCGAAAGTCTTCCACttctgatgatgatgaagagaaggaagaggatgaagagaaaaaagataCAGAGCATAAAGACTACGAGGAAGATGGAAAAGGCAAGGGACCTTCCACATTGTTTAAATTAACTGCAGAGGAAGTCGAACATCGTGCTCTTCAAGCAGCTGTATTGCAGGAATGGCACATGCTGTGTAAGGACAGGAGGAAACTCAATTAG